CTAGTCCTTCTCCTTGGTTCGCTGTGCCCCCCTCCTTTGCTTTCACCCATTTCTCTCAAAATCTCTTCaacagacaaaatgaaaaaatacaggtAATACAACATAACTAAAAACACCCAGGGAAGAAAAAGCACTGCAGTCTGTAGTAAGCGCAAAGGAAGTTTTTTCAATTCTAATTCATTCTTTTTGGGAAAAATCCTAGAAGACCATGGCCTTGTtgtctctttgaaaggcaggtatGATCAGCATATGCCCAGGTTCCTGCAACTGCTCAGCAGAGACTTTTAGGGATGCTATTCCCTTCATCACTCTCCCCTTCATCCAGATGAAACAGGTAAAACCTCAGCGGCTACTCAAGTCAGCATAACCAAGCAAAGCAACACGTCAATTACTGTGAAGTAAGAAGGGTCTAATGTGCCTTTTCTTTTCACCCAAAACTCAAACTCATAGTTGAGGAGTAACTGGCACTGAGCCTTTGGATTTTCAGGTGACCCATGGCTCTCCTGTCTTCCAGTAATAACCCTGGCCTCACTGGTTATGCTTGAGGGGTATTCTGTGTCCTCAGCAGGACCTTGAGGGAACCCTGTCCTTTCTAGCTTTTAACTTTTTCAAGGGGTTGTACTTTCATAACTAGCCAATAGGAACAAACTCATTAGAAATGAGAAGAAGACTGGCATTTGATTCAGAGCTATCCTGAACCAAACTCTGCCTCCTCCATTCATTTATATGCTGGTGAGCTATGGTAAGTTTTTAAACTAAATCTCAGTTCCCCTGATAAATCACCTTTGTTACAGAGCTGTGATGAGGAAACGGGGTAATGTAGACACTCACTACATGGCAATTATCATTGTCATGCCTGTTGAATTTGTGTAAAATGTAAGGAAAAGAAAGTACTACATAGTGGGATTTTATATCCGTTTAATGCCATCCCATTTTGGATCTGACAAATGAGTTAGTTGCCTATGGAGCTGTTTGCTGTGACTGGCACTACATTGCTGGTCCCTAAAAGCATTTAAGAGAGCGGTTACAGTCAGCAGTGGCATGCAAGTCAATGATTTTACTTATGTTGTCTCATGGGACCACGGGAAGAAGCCTATGGCCCCTCCCATCATGACTCCACAATGCGGCGAAAGGACTGAACGGCTGGGGAGACTGCACCCCAATCAACGGGCTTCCGGTACTCCTTCTTGTCGAGGAGGTACTGCCTGCCACGGTAGTTGGGTAGCTCATAGAAGACCCAGGCACCCTCCAGCACCTTACACGAGTGGATCTCTCGCATGTGAAACTGCTCCAGGAGGGCAGGGCAATCTCCAGTGGTCTCATACATCTGACCGTTAAAAtcccctttctcaaagatctgGAGCTTATAGTGGCCTCCACtagactgaaaaaagaaaaaaaagagagagaaaagaaagatcaggaggaaacaaacaactACCACCATGGAAATGGAAATGACCCAGAACTCAGAGAGAGCAGTCTgcttcagaaatcagcagaagagcCTGAAGAACAGAACTGAATCACCAGTTTGCAAAACAAAGCAGCATGCAATTCCTCAGACAACTCAAAAAGTAGAGAAAGACCCCAGGAATAACTCAGGTCTTTAATCTTGCCACTAACGGATCTAAGGTTTTATTTACGCTTTTTGCAGCTGACAGGAAGACACGAGAGAAAAAGAGTGTGCCAGCCCGGGCCTGCCCCCGCACTCACCAGATGGACAGCTCGGCAGGAGCTGAGGCGATCATTGAGGCCCATCCAGCGCTGGTACTTGGGGTACTCTCCCTGAGGCAAGATGTACATGTACCCGGCAAAGTTGGGCCGTTCATACACTGCCCAGGTGCCTCCTTCCACTCGGATGGAGTTGCAGCGTCTTAGATATGCGTGGAAATCCGAACAGTCACAGTCGCAGTCATACCGGCGGCCTTGAAAATTTTTGTCTTCATAGAAAGTAATCTGACATGCAGGATGAATAAAAAGAGCTGAGGAGTTGGGTGCTTATAGTCACACAGTAAACAAAAATTAAGAGGGCTGGTACAGGAGCATAGTAAACTAATCCTCTGCtggatgctggttcttgtcccagctgctccatttcccatccagctctctgctaatgcctcaaggccttagacccctgcacccatgtaggagacccggaagaagctcctggcttcggattggctcagctctggcctttgcagccatttgagtggtgaactagcagatggaagatctctctgtaactctaactttcaagtaaatagaaataAGTCTTAATTAAGAACATATTGCCAATTTTAGAAATTCCTCTTGCCTCAATTATAACACAGAACAAATTTGACTTCACCCCACATTTTGCTTCCTGGCAGGCAACTTCCAGTTATCAACAACAGGCATGAGCAGTCTGAGGTCTAACCTGGTGCCATACCTGAGAGTGCTCTTATGAGAGCCTGCAGTTTTCTAGTCAAGTTCATTGCTTCTTTCTTGATGTCCCCACAGCCCTCTGCACTTGTCACACTGTTATAAATTACCCTCCTTCCCATCAGACTTGTGCCAGACTTTCTAAGGGAAGGACCAAATCTTACTTAATATGGATCTGCCGTGCTCAGCACTTTACCAACTCTCGGTAAAGTCTGATGAAAATGAGTTGCAAGTGTAGAAACCCATGTCAGGTCATATGGCAgatacacaagaaaaaaaaaatcaaattgattTTAGCTCAGAGAGCTTATTTCAGATGTATACAGAgcataaaccaaaaaaaaaaatcttattactGTGTTACTAATGAATTGCCAATGGAGTAGCTATGGAGTAACAAGATAAGGAGAAGCTTTTTGCTTGCAACTTGACCAAGTTTCCACAATGCCTTGGGGAAGCCTCTGATGGTAGCCGTGGGAAACCAGAAATAGCAAATGCCGACTCCAGAGTGACATCCTTACAATCACTCCTGCCATCTTCATCAAGTCACCCCTCCAGAAGTCAGCCTCCCACGTGCCAGATGGCCTAGAGAGTCACTCTGAAGTCCTGGCTAGAAAGCAAAGCCCAAGAGCTTTTCTGATTGAAACAAGAGACAGAACTCCCAGAACTCCTAGGTATTCTCGAAGCAATTTCTGAAAACCACAAATGTTAAGAAAGCCACAAATGTTCTAAAGAGTTGGTCTCTTCTTGTTCAGCAATTCCACAATGCAAGATCAATGCTAGGTCACAAGTTGAAGTAAAACCGCAGGTGAGGGGCCAGTTTTCTGGCACAATGCCGCCACCTTGTGGCTCATTTACAATACtcgtttaaaagaaaaaaaaagcctgttttAACAATGAGAGCCAACTAATCAAGCAGGTGTTTTAGAGGCAAAGCAAGTGAGATAAACCTGTTCAAAGAAGAAAGGAGTAAAGGAAAGTGGGCAATTATAAGGCCAATAAGTGGTTTATTAAACCTGCATTGGCTAGGTGGTGAAAATCACGAAATAAAGCCAGAAAGGGGATACAGAAGCCCTGTTAGAATCTCCTTGATTACGTGACAGTCCTACATCATAGTTTGCACCTGGAAATAGATGGATGCTATACTTCAGGCAAGAGATGGTGAGGACGAACCAAAAAGTAACCCCAATGTGTATGAGAAtg
This sequence is a window from Ochotona princeps isolate mOchPri1 chromosome 3, mOchPri1.hap1, whole genome shotgun sequence. Protein-coding genes within it:
- the CRYGS gene encoding gamma-crystallin S translates to MYILPQGEYPKYQRWMGLNDRLSSCRAVHLSSGGHYKLQIFEKGDFNGQMYETTGDCPALLEQFHMREIHSCKVLEGAWVFYELPNYRGRQYLLDKKEYRKPVDWGAVSPAVQSFRRIVES